One Candidatus Hydrogenedentota bacterium genomic window, GACCGCACCTGCTACGGCGGCGCGTGCGCCGCGGCATTCACCTGGGACTCCGCCTATGAGGAAAGCCTGAGAAGCGCTGGGTTCGCGCTGGCCGCAACCGTGCCGCTGGGGGCGGACGCGACCCTCTTCGACGCCGACCCGCTGGATCGCTGGGAACACCCGCCCACGTTCGTGGGCAATTCGATGGTCGAATTCGCGAAGCGCGAACGCGCATGGTTCGACGCGCGGCCGGAACTGGCCGCGCTGGCCGACGCCGCGTTTGCCGCGGGCCGCGTGACGCGCGAGAACTTCGGCAAGGGACTCGGCGCCATCCTGCGGGCTGAAGATGTCGCCGCGCTGGACGCGGAATCGCGGCGGCACATCGAATTGTATCTCTTTGTCGAAGGCACCCGCCGCCTGCGGCAGGAACTGGCGGCCGCGCTCGTTCCCGAAGGGATGCAGTTGCGCGGCGACGCGTCGTGGCGCGGCCCTTTTCCCGGTGCAGGTCCCACGTTGGACTATCAACGGGAATTGCCGGCCTTCTATCGCGAGTGCGAGGTCAACCTCAATTGCACGAGCATCCAGATGCCGAACGCGGCAAACCAGCGCGTATTCGACTGTCCCGCCGCGGGCGGTTTCCTGCTGACGGACGCGCAACCGGCCCTGCAAGACCTGTTCGACATTGCGTCGGAAGTGGCCTGCTATGGAAACATCGAGGAAGCGAGAGACATGCTCCGTTTCTTCCGCGCCCGCCCCGCCGCGCGCATCGCCATCGCGCGGCGCGCGCGCACCCGCGTGCTCAACGAACACACCTGCGCGCACCGTCTCCAGCGCATCGCCGGGCGCATGCGTGACCACTTCGCCGGTTGATCGGGCGGCTACTGCCCTTGTTCCTTGGCCGGCGGCGGGAACGCCTGCCCGGGCGCCCGTTGCAGTTGAGGAATGCCCATGTTCGCCCAGTTAATCTCGCGCGTAATCTTGGTCCCTTCCGGTTGCAGCGCCATGAACCGGTGGAAGTTCCGGTAGAGAATGTCGTCGAGGAGGGGACTCGATATTTCAAGGCCGTTCAAGGTCATGTTGGGGATGAAGGGCACGGTGTACGCCGCCTGCGTCAGCATGTCCAGATACGCCTTCATCCGTACGCTGCACCACTCCGCGGTTTTCATGGGATGATTCGTCATGACCAAGTCGGTGCCGAAGAAGAACCGGTCCGGGTACTCGCGAAGAATCCGCCGGAACTTCTCCGGGTCTTTCGAAATGCGCTTCAGCCCGGCAATCAGGAAGTCGTCATGACCAAACCCGATATCGCTGTACAGGTTCGGGAACGTGTCCAGCAATTCACGGAGGCGGGAATCCTTGATCGACGAGAGCATGAAATGCGGGCACACGACCTTGAGGTCAGGATACCGGTACAGGATTTCGATGAATTCCTGCGCGAATCCCGGGGCGGTGGGGCCGGGGTTTACGTGCCAGCATATGGGGATGAAGTTGACTTCGCAGTACTCATAGAGAGGGAACATGCGGGGGTCATCCATCGCTACCGGATGGAACATGTACTTGCGTTCGCCCGGGATTACATAGCCGTGGCCCGTATAGAGCTTGAGTCCCCGCGCGCCGCGGTCGATCAGGCCGCTGAATTTATCGAGCATCATCGGGTCCAACGGATTGACGGTGGGCCACGCCTCAAACCGGTCCGGGTGCGCGAGCGCAATCTGGAGCATGTTCTCGTTATATTCGTCGTAACGCGTGAACCCGACGCGCGGGTTCAGCGTAATCGTAAAATGCGAACTCCCCAGCAACACGGTCTTGCCTATCCCGTTCTGGTCCATCGCGGCAAGAAAACGGGGCACGTCATCCATGTTCTCCGCGTGGTCATGATCGTTCACGATAAGCCGCTGCTCCTGAATGCGTTTCAGTGCCTCTTCGGGCGTCTCGTTCAGTGGAATGGGCGGGAACTGTGGCGCTTCGGCCTGCTGAGGCTCGGC contains:
- a CDS encoding glycosyltransferase, which encodes DRTCYGGACAAAFTWDSAYEESLRSAGFALAATVPLGADATLFDADPLDRWEHPPTFVGNSMVEFAKRERAWFDARPELAALADAAFAAGRVTRENFGKGLGAILRAEDVAALDAESRRHIELYLFVEGTRRLRQELAAALVPEGMQLRGDASWRGPFPGAGPTLDYQRELPAFYRECEVNLNCTSIQMPNAANQRVFDCPAAGGFLLTDAQPALQDLFDIASEVACYGNIEEARDMLRFFRARPAARIAIARRARTRVLNEHTCAHRLQRIAGRMRDHFAG
- a CDS encoding amidohydrolase family protein; translated protein: MMQLRSSPRSFLAGLLLAAVAGAAVFAGYRLLDGERGFAEPQQAEAPQFPPIPLNETPEEALKRIQEQRLIVNDHDHAENMDDVPRFLAAMDQNGIGKTVLLGSSHFTITLNPRVGFTRYDEYNENMLQIALAHPDRFEAWPTVNPLDPMMLDKFSGLIDRGARGLKLYTGHGYVIPGERKYMFHPVAMDDPRMFPLYEYCEVNFIPICWHVNPGPTAPGFAQEFIEILYRYPDLKVVCPHFMLSSIKDSRLRELLDTFPNLYSDIGFGHDDFLIAGLKRISKDPEKFRRILREYPDRFFFGTDLVMTNHPMKTAEWCSVRMKAYLDMLTQAAYTVPFIPNMTLNGLEISSPLLDDILYRNFHRFMALQPEGTKITREINWANMGIPQLQRAPGQAFPPPAKEQGQ